One Gossypium hirsutum isolate 1008001.06 chromosome A11, Gossypium_hirsutum_v2.1, whole genome shotgun sequence genomic window carries:
- the LOC107890103 gene encoding probable arabinosyltransferase ARAD1, protein MAEKQSSSAARKSFFALFLTTIVLFVLSWLFVLRSTGRPRPLDRKVLPTQKLPTVFHHVKSQSSNGLRRAILVNNGGREEEPPKREQGFQDKDGAMNCNGNVKEPLKIFMYDLDPEFHFGLLDWRPQGGRVWPDFRTEIPPYPGGLNLQHSIEYWLTLDLLASEISDNPNNRVAMRVQNSSEADLIFVPFFSSLSYNRFSKQNPHQKKSMNKVLQAKLVKFLTAQKEWKMSGGRDHIVMAHHPNSMLDARMQLWPSIFVLADFGRYPLNIANVDKDVIAPYKHMVESYANDTSDFDSRQTLLFFQGSIYRKDGGFARQELFYLLKDEKDVHFAFGSLKNNGVIKAGQGMHLSKFCLNIAGDTPSSNRLFDAIASHCVPVIISDDIELPYEDILDYSEFCIFVRTSDAVKENFLINLIRSISKEEWTQMWEKLKEVEALFEYQYPAKDGDAVQMIWQSLASKVPGVKMKINKSRRYSDAVVPGKDGGLRSIPAPKNFW, encoded by the exons ATGGCCGAGAAACAGAGCTCTTCTGCCGCCAGAAAATCTTTCTTTGCCTTGTTTTTGACCACCATAGTGTTGTTCGTATTATCCTGGTTGTTTGTGTTGCGTTCAACGGGGCGCCCTCGACCTTTGGATCGTAAAGTGTTGCCAACTCAAAAGCTTCCCACTGTTTTCCACCATGTCAAATCCCAATCATCAAATGGATTAAGGCGAGCGATTCTTGTAAACAATGGAGGGAGAGAGGAAGAACCTCCAAAGAGAGAACAAGGGTTCCAAGATAAAGATGGGGCAATGAATTGCAATGGCAATGTTAAAGAACCacttaaaattttcatgtatgaTTTAGACCCAGAGTTTCATTTTGGACTGTTGGATTGGAGGCCCCAAGGTGGTCGTGTGTGGCCTGATTTTAGAACTGAAATCCCCCCTTATCCTGGGGGATTGAACTTGCAACACAGTATAGAATATTGGCTCACACTGGACCTCTTAGCTTCTGAAATTTCTGACAATCCAAACAACAGAGTTGCAATGAGAGTGCAAAATTCCAGTGAAGCTGATCTTATATTTGTACCCTTTTTTTCATCATTGAGTTATAAtcgattttcaaagcaaaatccCCATCAGAAGAAGAGCATGAACAAAGTGTTGCAGGCCAAGTTGGTAAAGTTTTTGACGGCTCAAAAGGAATGGAAGATGTCAGGTGGAAGAGACCATATTGTTATGGCTCACCATCCAAATAGTATGCTTGATGCTAGGATGCAACTTTGGCCTTCAATTTTCGTACTTGCTGATTTCGGTAGGTATCCATTAAATATTGCAAATGTTGACAAAGATGTGATTGCTCCTTACAAACATATGGTTGAAAGCTATGCCAATGATACTTCCGATTTCGATAGCCGCCAAACTTTGTTGTTCTTCCAAGGTTCCATTTACAGGAAAGAT GGTGGATTTGCTCGACAAGAATTGTTTTATCTTCTAAAAGATGAAAAGGACGTACATTTCGCTTTTGGAAGTCTCAAAAACAACGGTGTCATCAAAGCTGGCCAAGGCATGCACTTATCCAAGTTTTGCCTAAACATAGCAGGGGATACACCATCATCGAACCGCCTTTTCGATGCCATTGCCAGCCATTGTGTACCCGTGATTATCAGCGATGACATCGAACTCCCCTACGAAGACATACTCGACTACTCGGAATTCTGTATATTCGTTCGTACTTCAGATGCTGTCAAAGAAAATTTCCTTATAAACCTCATTAGGAGCATAAGCAAGGAAGAATGGACACAAATGTGGGAGAAGTTGAAAGAAGTGGAGGCATTGTTTGAGTATCAATATCCAGCAAAAGATGGGGATGCAGTTCAGATGATATGGCAGTCATTAGCAAGTAAGGTCCCTGGTGTTAAGatgaagataaacaaatcaagGAGATACTCTGATGCTGTGGTTCCTGGTAAAGATGGAGGGTTGAGAAGTATACCAGCACCAAAGAATTTCTGGTGA
- the LOC107956267 gene encoding NADH--cytochrome b5 reductase 1 isoform X2, with product MYPQGRMLHHFRELCVGDYLAVKGPKGRFRYQPGQVRAFGMIAGGSGITPMFQVARAILENPKDMTNVHLIYANVTYEDILLKEELDSLVANYPGRFKVHYVLNQRSFIGI from the exons ATGTATCCTCAAGGAAGGATGTTACACCATTTCAGAGAGTTGTGTGTTGGTGATTATCTTGCTGTGAAGGGTCCCAAG GGGCGGTTCAGGTATCAACCTGGTCAAGTTAGAGCATTTGGGATGATTGCTGGAGGCTCTGGCATTACTCCAATGTTCCAA GTAGCCAGAGCCATATTGGAGAACCCAAAAGACATGACAAACGTACACCTTATTTATGCCAATGTTACATATGAGGACATTCTTTTGAAG GAAGAGTTGGATAGCCTTGTTGCCAACTACCCTGGTCGCTTCAAAGTCCACTACGTTTTGAACCAG AGAAGTTTTATCGGAATATGA
- the LOC107956267 gene encoding NADH--cytochrome b5 reductase 1 isoform X1 has protein sequence MYPQGRMLHHFRELCVGDYLAVKGPKGRFRYQPGQVRAFGMIAGGSGITPMFQVARAILENPKDMTNVHLIYANVTYEDILLKEELDSLVANYPGRFKVHYVLNQEQRSFIGI, from the exons ATGTATCCTCAAGGAAGGATGTTACACCATTTCAGAGAGTTGTGTGTTGGTGATTATCTTGCTGTGAAGGGTCCCAAG GGGCGGTTCAGGTATCAACCTGGTCAAGTTAGAGCATTTGGGATGATTGCTGGAGGCTCTGGCATTACTCCAATGTTCCAA GTAGCCAGAGCCATATTGGAGAACCCAAAAGACATGACAAACGTACACCTTATTTATGCCAATGTTACATATGAGGACATTCTTTTGAAG GAAGAGTTGGATAGCCTTGTTGCCAACTACCCTGGTCGCTTCAAAGTCCACTACGTTTTGAACCAG GAGCAGAGAAGTTTTATCGGAATATGA